A window from Gossypium raimondii isolate GPD5lz chromosome 7, ASM2569854v1, whole genome shotgun sequence encodes these proteins:
- the LOC105801204 gene encoding NADH dehydrogenase [ubiquinone] iron-sulfur protein 1, mitochondrial has product MGLGLLASRTLKTSRVLSSQYSRFRPIVTKPGLQSPDASAAAPATQPEPTPPPPKKPVGGARVHFTNPDDALEVFVDGYPVKIPKGMTVLQACEIAGVDIPRFCYHSRLSIAGNCRMCLVEVEKSPKPVASCAMPALPGMKIKTDTPLAKKAREGVMEFLLMNHPLDCPICDQGGECDLQDQSMAFGSDRGRFTEMKRSVVDKNLGPLVKTVMTRCIQCTRCVRFATEVAGVQDLGMLGRGSGEEIGTYVEKLMTSELSGNVIDICPVGALTSKPFAFKARNWELKGTETIDVTDAVGSNIRIDSRGPEVMRILPRLNEDINEEWISDKTRFCYDGLKRQRLNDPMIRDANGRFKAVSWRDALAVVAEVALQVKPEEIVGIAGKLSDAESMMALKDLLNNMGSNNVWCEGTGISPNADLRYRYLMNSSIAGLEKADIFLLVGTQPRVEAAMVNARIRKTVRASNAKVAYIGPPTEFNYDCQHLGTGPQTLIEIAEGRHSFCSAISNAKNPAIIVGAGLFERDDKDAIFAAVEAIAKNGNVIRPDWNGFNVLLLNAAQAAALDLGLVPESSNSIESAKFLYLMGADDVNLDKVPADAFVVYQGHHGDQSVYRANVILPSAAFSEKEGTYENTEGCSQQTLPAVPTVGDARDDWKIIRALSEVAGIRLHYDTLGAIRSRMRTVAPNLLNTDEIEPAAFGPSLSPDCSQKISSTPFKAAVENFYMTDSITRASKIMAQCSAMLLKK; this is encoded by the exons ATGGGATTAGGGTTGTTAGCTTCAAGAACCCTTAAGACCTCCAGGGTTCTCTCTTCTCAGTACTCTCGATTCCGACCCATCGTCACCAAACCTGGCCTCCAATCCCCCGATGCATCAGCTGCCGCACCAGCAACGCAGCCGGAGCCCACTCCGCCTCCGCCTAAGAAACCTGTGGGCGGTGCCCGGGTCCACTTCACCAACCCAGATGATGCTCTCGAGGTGTTCGTTGATGGATACCCTGTGAAAATCCCTAAGGGCATGACTGTTCTTCAGGCCTGCGAGATCGCTGGAGTTGACATTCCTAGGTTTTGTTATCATAGCCGACTTTCGATCGCGGGAAACTGCCGTATGTGCCTTGTTGAGGTTGAAAAATCCCCCAAGCCCGTCGCCTCTTGCGCCATGCCTGCCCTTCCTG GAATGAAGATTAAGACAGATACGCCATTGGCAAAGAAGGCACGGGAAGGAGTGATGGAGTTTTTGCTGATGAACCATCCACTGGATTGTCCAATTTGTGATCAGGGTGGAGAATGTGATCTCCAGGATCAGTCTATGGCATTTGGATCTGATCGTGGCCGTTTTACTGAAATGAAGAGATCTGTTGTTGACAAGAATCTTGGTCCTTTGGTGAAGACTGTCATGACTCGGTGCATTCAGTGTACTAG GTGTGTCAGGTTTGCAACAGAAGTTGCTGGGGTTCAGGATCTTGGCATGTTGGGTCGTGGTAGTGGAGAAGAAATTGGGACttacgttgaaaagcttatgACAAGTGAGCTTTCTGGAAATGTAATTGATATTTGCCCTGTTGGAGCTCTTACCTCTAAACCCTTTGCATTTAAGGCCCGAAACTGGGAGTTGAAAGGAACAGAGACCATTGATGTGACCGATGCAGTTGGATCCAACATTCGAATTGATAGCAGAGGTCCGGAGGTTATGCGTATCCTTCCGCGTTTAAATGAG GATATAAATGAAGAATGGATATCAGATAAGACTCGTTTCTGTTATGATGGGTTGAAGAGACAGAGGCTAAATGACCCCATGATTCGTGATGCTAATGGACGCTTTAAGGCTGTGAGCTGGCGTGATGCATTGGCTGTTGTTGCTGAGGTTGCCCTTCAGGTTAAACCAGAGGAAATTGTTGGGATTGCCGGTAAGCTTTCCGATGCTGAATCCATGATGGCACTGAAAGATTTGTTAAACAACATGGGATCAAACAATGTTTGGTGCGAAGGAACTGGCATAAGCCCTAATGCTGATCTAAGATATAGATATCTCATGAATAGCAGTATTGCTGGGCTTGAGAAGGCTGACATATTCCTTTTGGTTGGTACCCAG CCAAGGGTTGAAGCTGCTATGGTAAATGCTAGAATTCGTAAAACAGTTCGAGCATCAAATGCTAAAGTTGCCTATATTGGTCCGCCAACCGAATTCAACTATGATTGCCAGCATCTTGGTACTGGCCCACAAACACTTATAGAAATTGCTGAGGGTCGTCATTCTTTTTGCTCGGCCATCTCAAATGCCAAAAACCCAGCCATCATTGTTGGTGCTGGCCTGTTTGAGAGGGACGACAAAGATGCAATTTTTGCTGCTGTTGAAGCCATTGCGAAGAATGGAAATGTCATCAGACCTGACTGGAATGGATTCAATGTTTTACTTCTCAATGCGGCCCAGGCTGCAGCCCTCGACCTTGGACTTGTACCAGAATCCAGCAACAGCATTGAGTCCGCGAAATTCTTGTATTTAATGGGTGCTGATGATGTGAACTTGGACAAAGTTCCAGCGGATGCTTTTGTAGTGTATCAGGGGCACCATGGGGACCAAAGCGTCTATCGTGCCAATGTAATTCTTCCTTCAGCAGCATTCAGTGAGAAGGAGGGTACATATGAAAATACAGAAGGGTGCTCTCAGCAAACATTGCCTGCAGTCCCTACAGTGGGTGATGCTAGGGATGATTGGAAGATTATTCGAGCACTCTCTGAGGTTGCAGGAATTCGTTTACATTATGATACGTTAGGAGCCATACGATCCAGGATGAGGACTGTGGCACCAAACCTACTCAACACAGATGAGATAGAGCCAGCTGCTTTTGGACCTTCATTGAGTCCGGACTGTAGTCAGAAGATAAGCTCGACACCGTTCAAGGCTGCTGTTGAGAATTTCTACATGACTGATTCGATTACCAGGGCATCAAAGATAATGGCACAATGCAGCGCTATGCTACTAAAGAAGTGA